A section of the Triticum dicoccoides isolate Atlit2015 ecotype Zavitan chromosome 7A, WEW_v2.0, whole genome shotgun sequence genome encodes:
- the LOC119333003 gene encoding CWF19-like protein 2 has protein sequence MCRSPTRTICCSSTKTLVHRLIQQAAEVLRLRMKGKHEEADQLSRETEAVLQDQGTSVDEPRHEKGRSSIRHTIKHAIAAESRKGEENADLHATNIIIQNKHYDMSRCVEDEYEDLGDAPRSKSRDARVEKKSTHRHILTQKERCLYCFENPSRLVVAVGNFTYLMLPQFDPVVRGHCLILPLQHEPATRATDSGAWEEIPNFKKCLLKMFLQQGKDVIFLETVVGLAKQRRHCMIECIPVPCEVSHKAPMYFKKAIDEAEEEWSQHEAKKLIRTSGDLRQVIPENFAYFHVEFGLDRGFVHVIDDEGKFSAGFGLDVIRGVLRLPAQGMDRRPRHVPMDDQKKAIAGFVKDWGPFDWTKQLD, from the exons atgtgccGCAGCCCCACAAGGACCATATGCTGCAGCTCCACAAagaccctagtacacagacttatccaaCAAGCCGCGGAGGTTCTCCGCCTTCGAATGAAAGGCAAGCATGAAGAAGCTGACCAGCTTTCG AGAGAAACGGAGGCTGTGCTGCAGGATCAAGGCACTTCTGTTGATGAGCCTAGGCATGAAAAGGGAAGGAGCTCAATCAG GCATACTATAAAGCATGCTATAGCTGCTGAAAGCAGGAAAGGAGAAGAAAATGCTGACCTGCATGCTACAAATATAATTATTCAGAACAAACATTACGACATGTCTAGATGCGTCGAGGATGAGTACGAAGATCTGGGTGATGCTCCCAGAAGCAAGAGTAGAGATGCGCGTGTGGAGAAGAAGAGCACCCATAGGCACATCTTAACCCAGAAAGAGCGCTGTTTGTACTGTTTCGAGAACCCATCCAGGTTGGTTGTTGCTGTAGGAAACTTCACTTACCTGATGCTGCCTCAGTTTGACCCTGTTGTTCGAGGGCACTGTCTTATTCTTCCATTGCAG CATGAGCCTGCAACTAGAGCAACTGACAGTGGTGCTTGGGAGGAGATTCCCAACTTCAAAAAGTGCCTCCTGAAGATGTTCTTGCAGCAGGGCAAGGATGTGATCTTCTTGGAGACCGTTGTAGGCTTGGCCAAGCAACGGAGACATTGCATGATCGAATGCATCCCTGTCCCCTGCGAAGTTTCACACAAAGCGCCCATGTACTTCAAAAAG GCGATCGATGAAGCCGAAGAAGAATGGTCCCAGCATGAGGCGAAAAAGCTCATCCGGACGAGCGGTGACCTGAGGCAAGTCATCCCGGAGAACTTCGCCTACTTCCATGTGGAGTTTGGGCTGGACCGTGGGTTTGTCCACGTGATAGACGACGAGGGCAAATTcagtgctggttttggactggatgtCATCAGAGGTGTGCTCCGCTTGCCAGCGCAGGGCATGGACCGACGTCCAAGACATGTGCCCATGGATGATCAGAAGAAAGCCATCGCCGGCTTCGTGAAGGACTGGGGGCCTTTCGACTGGACAAAGCAACTCGACTAG